A window of the Polaribacter sp. HaHaR_3_91 genome harbors these coding sequences:
- a CDS encoding glutamine synthetase III → MSRIRFNALQETLRRSPIKVVQNEKRSALFGRNVFNKYAMQQYLTRAAYESVMNAIDHGTKIDRKIADQVAVSMKDWAMSKGATHYTHWFQPLTGATAEKHDAFFESINGSLAMEKFDGEQLVQQEPDASSFPNGGIRNMFEARGYTAWDPTSPAFIYETTLCIPTIFVAYTGEALDNKTPLLRALQAIDTHATAVCKYFDKNANKVSATLGWEQEFFLIDEALVLARQDIQFTGRTLLGHSPAKGQQLDDHYFGTIPARAMSFMQDLEQECMLLGIPVKTRHNEVAPNQFEIAPIYEEANLAVDHNSLIMDVMQKISRRHHFKVLLHEKPFAGINGSGKHNNWSLSTGNGTNLLSPGKTPMKNLQFLTFFINTIKAVYQYEELLRASIASASNEYRLGANEAPPAIISVFIGSQLSAVLDELENVTKGKLSPQEKTDLKLNIIGKIPEILLDNTDRNRTSPFAFTGNKFEFRAVGSLANCAIPMTVLNTIVAKQLKEFKVEVDALIEEKDLKKDEAVFNILREYIKDSKAIRFDGDSYGEAWEKEAKKRGLTNYKTTPEALKVKVSEKTISLFEEMEVMSKVELEARYEIDLESYAKKVQIEGRVLADIARNQVVPTAIIYQNTLLENTKNLKEIFGDEYKNIAKEQIELVMLISKHITKINALVVKMEAEKVKANKHLGFKLAEQYSNKIKPFFVDIRYHCDQLETLVDDNLWPLAKYRELLFTN, encoded by the coding sequence ATGTCAAGGATTAGATTTAATGCATTGCAAGAAACACTACGTAGAAGTCCTATAAAAGTAGTTCAGAATGAAAAAAGATCAGCTCTTTTTGGTCGGAATGTATTTAATAAATATGCTATGCAACAGTATCTTACGCGTGCTGCATACGAAAGTGTGATGAATGCAATTGATCATGGAACTAAAATAGATAGAAAAATTGCAGATCAAGTTGCGGTAAGTATGAAAGACTGGGCAATGTCTAAAGGGGCTACTCATTATACACATTGGTTTCAGCCACTTACAGGTGCTACAGCAGAAAAACATGATGCCTTTTTTGAGTCTATTAATGGCAGTCTTGCAATGGAAAAATTTGATGGAGAACAATTGGTTCAGCAAGAGCCAGATGCATCTAGTTTTCCTAATGGAGGAATTAGAAATATGTTTGAAGCTCGTGGTTATACGGCTTGGGACCCAACTTCTCCTGCTTTTATTTATGAAACAACACTTTGTATTCCAACTATTTTTGTAGCTTATACTGGGGAGGCTTTAGATAATAAGACGCCTTTGTTAAGAGCGCTACAAGCTATAGATACACATGCTACTGCTGTTTGTAAATATTTTGATAAGAATGCAAATAAAGTAAGTGCAACACTTGGTTGGGAACAAGAATTTTTTCTAATTGACGAGGCTTTAGTACTCGCAAGACAGGATATACAATTTACGGGTAGAACTTTATTAGGGCATTCGCCTGCTAAAGGACAACAACTTGATGATCATTATTTTGGAACCATTCCTGCAAGGGCTATGAGTTTTATGCAAGATTTAGAACAAGAATGTATGTTGTTAGGGATTCCTGTAAAAACCAGACATAATGAGGTTGCTCCAAATCAGTTTGAGATTGCACCAATTTATGAAGAAGCTAATTTAGCGGTGGATCATAATTCATTAATAATGGATGTGATGCAAAAAATATCAAGAAGACATCATTTTAAAGTGTTGTTGCATGAAAAACCATTTGCAGGTATAAACGGGTCTGGTAAGCACAACAATTGGTCTTTGTCTACCGGTAACGGAACTAATTTGCTAAGTCCGGGTAAAACTCCAATGAAGAACTTACAATTTCTTACCTTTTTTATCAATACCATTAAAGCAGTGTATCAATACGAAGAGTTACTGAGGGCTTCTATTGCGTCTGCAAGTAATGAATATAGATTAGGCGCTAATGAAGCACCACCTGCAATTATTTCTGTGTTTATTGGTAGTCAACTATCAGCAGTTTTAGATGAATTAGAAAATGTAACTAAAGGAAAGCTTTCACCGCAAGAAAAAACCGATTTAAAACTAAATATTATTGGTAAAATTCCCGAAATTTTATTAGATAATACGGATAGGAATAGAACTTCTCCGTTTGCATTCACAGGAAATAAATTTGAGTTTAGAGCGGTTGGTTCATTAGCAAATTGTGCAATACCAATGACTGTTTTAAATACTATTGTTGCAAAACAATTAAAAGAGTTTAAAGTTGAGGTAGATGCTCTAATAGAAGAGAAGGATCTTAAAAAAGATGAAGCTGTTTTTAATATACTAAGAGAATATATAAAAGACTCTAAGGCAATTCGTTTTGATGGAGATAGTTATGGGGAAGCTTGGGAAAAGGAAGCTAAGAAAAGAGGCTTAACTAATTATAAAACAACTCCAGAAGCTTTAAAAGTAAAAGTTTCTGAGAAAACAATTTCTTTGTTTGAGGAAATGGAGGTAATGAGTAAAGTAGAATTAGAAGCTCGTTATGAAATTGATTTAGAATCGTACGCTAAAAAGGTGCAAATAGAAGGACGTGTTTTGGCTGATATTGCAAGAAATCAAGTAGTGCCTACTGCAATAATTTATCAGAATACTTTATTGGAGAATACTAAGAACTTAAAAGAAATTTTTGGTGATGAGTATAAAAATATAGCCAAAGAGCAAATTGAGCTAGTTATGTTAATTTCTAAACATATTACTAAAATTAATGCTTTGGTAGTAAAAATGGAAGCAGAAAAAGTGAAAGCTAATAAACATTTAGGTTTTAAATTAGCGGAACAATACAGTAACAAAATAAAACCTTTTTTTGTAGATATAAGATATCATTGTGACCAACTAGAAACCTTGGTAGATGATAATTTATGGCCATTAGCTAAGTATAGGGAGTTGTTATTTACTAATTAA
- a CDS encoding glutamine synthetase beta-grasp domain-containing protein, which produces MAKIKLEYIWLDGYYPTQNMRSKTKVEEHEDFKGTVEELGLWSFDGSSTKQASGGASDCILKPVAIYPDPNRINGWLVMNEVMNADGTPHESNARATIEDDDNDFWFGFEQEYFIMNTSTGLPLGFPRGGYPAPQGQYYCSVGGLYTHGRDLVEEHADLCIDAGLNFEGINQEVASGQWEYQLFAKGAKKAGDEIWISRYLLDRLTEGKGMYIEYHPKPLGDTDWNGSGMHANFSNSILRECGSKDKYIEICEAFRPVVKEHIEIYGEFNDQRLTGKHETAAITDFSWGVSDRGASIRIPIIVVEKGYKGWLEDRRPSSNADPYKVAARIIKTVKPVK; this is translated from the coding sequence ATGGCAAAAATTAAATTAGAATACATTTGGTTAGATGGTTATTATCCAACTCAGAACATGAGAAGTAAAACCAAAGTTGAGGAGCATGAAGATTTTAAAGGAACAGTTGAAGAATTGGGACTTTGGTCTTTTGACGGTTCTTCTACAAAACAAGCTTCTGGAGGAGCATCTGACTGTATTTTAAAACCTGTTGCTATTTATCCAGATCCAAATCGTATTAACGGTTGGTTGGTAATGAATGAAGTAATGAATGCAGACGGAACTCCACACGAATCTAATGCACGTGCTACTATTGAAGATGATGATAACGATTTCTGGTTCGGTTTTGAACAAGAATACTTTATTATGAATACAAGTACAGGATTGCCTTTAGGATTTCCAAGAGGTGGTTACCCTGCTCCACAAGGACAATACTACTGTTCTGTAGGAGGTTTATATACACATGGTCGTGATTTAGTAGAAGAGCATGCAGATTTATGTATAGATGCAGGCTTAAACTTTGAAGGAATTAACCAAGAGGTTGCGTCTGGACAATGGGAATACCAATTATTTGCAAAAGGAGCAAAGAAAGCAGGAGATGAAATCTGGATATCTAGATATTTATTAGATCGTTTAACTGAAGGAAAAGGAATGTACATTGAGTACCACCCAAAACCATTAGGAGACACTGATTGGAATGGTTCTGGAATGCACGCTAACTTCTCTAACTCTATTTTAAGAGAATGTGGTTCTAAAGATAAGTATATCGAAATTTGTGAAGCTTTCCGCCCTGTAGTAAAAGAACATATTGAAATTTATGGTGAGTTTAACGACCAACGTTTAACTGGTAAGCATGAAACTGCTGCAATTACAGACTTCTCTTGGGGAGTTTCAGATAGAGGTGCATCAATTCGTATTCCAATTATCGTTGTAGAAAAAGGATACAAAGGATGGTTAGAAGACCGTCGTCCATCTTCAAACGCAGATCCATATAAAGTAGCTGCTAGAATTATTAAAACTGTTAAACCAGTTAAATAA
- a CDS encoding SelT/SelW/SelH family protein, which yields MKSNIKIEYCTQCGWLLRASWMSQELLTTFTEEITELTLKPGTGGIFNITANNQLVWSRKKENGFPEITELKRRIRDVIAPEKNLGHIDRKKTPTN from the coding sequence ATGAAAAGCAATATAAAAATAGAATACTGCACACAATGCGGCTGGTTATTACGAGCCTCTTGGATGAGTCAAGAACTATTAACCACTTTTACAGAAGAAATTACAGAACTTACCTTAAAACCAGGTACCGGAGGTATTTTTAATATTACCGCAAACAACCAATTGGTTTGGTCTAGAAAAAAAGAAAATGGTTTTCCAGAGATTACAGAGTTAAAACGACGTATTAGAGATGTTATCGCTCCAGAAAAGAACTTAGGACATATCGACAGAAAAAAAACGCCAACAAATTAA
- a CDS encoding calcium/sodium antiporter — protein MSIFYVIIGLILLVVGGEFLVRSSIGLSFKLSISKMVIGMTVVSFATSAPELLVSLQAALDGSPAIALNNVIGSNIANIGLVLGITALIGPISVSKDFYKLNWPVMMLFSLVLYYFLWNDNVLTQLEGVILLVGLAAFLFVLIRSARKEDVDVEEVDDALASIGYGKIFGWLLIGGVSLYFGSEFLVNGAKDIAQNMGISEGVISITMIAIGTSVPELAASVIAAMKGEKAISLGNLIGSNIFNIASVLGLTAIIKEIPVTEAQILSRDIFWMLGFAAALLLLVFLPKKFILNRFKGAFLFLGYVLFIYLVL, from the coding sequence ATGAGTATTTTTTATGTTATTATTGGATTAATCTTATTAGTTGTTGGTGGTGAGTTCTTGGTAAGATCGTCTATCGGTTTATCTTTTAAGTTAAGTATATCTAAAATGGTAATTGGTATGACGGTGGTTTCTTTTGCCACTTCTGCGCCAGAATTATTAGTTAGCTTACAAGCTGCTTTAGATGGTTCACCAGCTATTGCTTTAAACAATGTTATAGGTTCTAATATTGCTAATATTGGGTTGGTTTTAGGTATTACAGCTTTAATTGGACCTATTTCGGTTAGTAAAGACTTTTATAAGCTTAATTGGCCTGTAATGATGCTTTTCTCTTTAGTTTTGTATTACTTTTTATGGAACGACAATGTTTTAACACAGTTAGAAGGTGTTATTCTCTTAGTAGGGTTGGCTGCTTTTCTATTTGTATTGATAAGAAGTGCGAGAAAAGAAGATGTGGATGTAGAAGAGGTAGATGATGCTTTGGCTTCTATAGGTTATGGTAAAATATTTGGATGGTTATTAATAGGAGGTGTTTCTCTTTATTTTGGATCGGAATTTTTAGTGAACGGAGCAAAAGATATTGCCCAGAATATGGGAATTAGTGAAGGTGTTATTTCTATTACAATGATTGCTATTGGAACTAGTGTACCCGAGTTGGCTGCTTCTGTTATTGCTGCTATGAAGGGTGAGAAAGCAATTTCTTTGGGAAACCTAATTGGTTCTAATATTTTTAATATAGCTTCTGTATTGGGGTTAACAGCTATTATTAAAGAAATACCTGTTACGGAAGCCCAGATTTTATCTAGAGATATTTTTTGGATGTTAGGGTTTGCTGCTGCTTTATTATTGTTAGTGTTTTTGCCTAAGAAGTTTATTTTAAATAGGTTTAAAGGAGCTTTTTTATTTTTAGGGTATGTATTGTTTATTTATTTAGTTCTTTAA
- a CDS encoding SsrA-binding protein, whose product MKKQVFKTLAKINKLILPSFTKKGLDISKASKIQLAIIGWRAFITKNSLT is encoded by the coding sequence ATGAAAAAACAAGTTTTTAAAACACTTGCAAAGATTAATAAATTAATTTTACCTTCCTTTACAAAAAAAGGATTGGATATCTCTAAAGCATCTAAAATTCAATTAGCTATTATTGGATGGAGAGCTTTTATAACTAAAAATTCATTAACCTAA
- a CDS encoding DUF2007 domain-containing protein: MSEDYTKVFTDNSILVNRLKYLLDEANIESKIIDRVESGRLAGFGVPTNSVELFVLNNNLEKAQSIVDLFKTEINS; encoded by the coding sequence ATGTCAGAAGATTATACAAAAGTATTTACTGATAACTCTATATTAGTAAACAGATTAAAATACTTATTAGACGAAGCAAACATCGAATCTAAAATCATTGATCGTGTGGAGTCTGGAAGATTGGCAGGTTTTGGAGTACCTACAAATTCTGTAGAATTATTTGTACTAAATAACAACCTAGAAAAAGCGCAATCTATTGTCGATTTATTTAAAACTGAAATAAATTCATAA
- a CDS encoding two-component regulator propeller domain-containing protein — MHRILFIIGIVFTLFSQQIYAQNFERISNKEGFNQNTVNAIEQDKYGFLWFATPNGLIRYDGYEFKTFTTQSKTHGAISSNNITYLFNDKNGILWIGTNVGINIYVPWLEKFFTVPLKYNINVNKIDSENDDFVWVSSPKKLLRCELISMEEGIFSISGNILDKETENIKINTFSFGLNSSIILGTSKGLKKISYQSEFTSVNKDSFNLDEFSFFNDKEITKIIKEDNIFWIGTKEGLYSSNLDSNSKYLVKKIKIKNQDTNFFVNSLFKDNENTIWVGTVANGLFKYNPILNSFSHYNYDSTNKNGISSSQINAVYQDNFNVIWVGTAQGGINKLDLFQKPFYSYTNNPTTKLSIGDNLITSILEDNKGRVWVSGYHKKLFRSLEVVNENTVNNIKFEDLQAKLPIEKNDVIRSIYQDSRNYIWFGTDKKVFVYNPVKKEYKKVQFLSENDKSPLLLVREIAQINETDFVLSGNKIIVIENPWKEIAQKKNPKIHTKSSLRIAASRVQCFLQDSNNQLWFGTDYGLLQCTYKEGKIKVIRQYQENKTGSSKVSYNSIFTLHEDHKKNIWIGTFGGGLNKLTLDSDQNPIKMDYFRKDDVLLDDAIYGILAQKNSDNLWISTDMGLMLFNKQTNKINVFDVNDGLIQNNFRQSAYAQGKSGFMYFGGLNGLTIFNPNKIFLNTQPPKVLITSLLINNKPIEIGDKLNDIVILKKSISETDTITVCKSQRIISFNLVAEHTSAPSKNKIAYKLDGFNKDWVEIKKGKSPISYTNLDAGTYKLRIKSANGDGIWSTSTKTLTLIVLPFWYQTWWSYTLMVILFLAIGVWIVFYFVSNEKLKQKLIYEQIDKDRIEVINQGKFKYFTNLSHEFRTPLTLISGPLDRVIENNNNAESERFLAIIKRNTHRLLSLIDQLITFRQAEQGFLNLNYTKSTLGEFLYPTTEAFENYALEKNINFYYKISSPNEEIVIDVEKVERILFNLLSNSFKNTPVQGTISIDASIIFKENIKSIKIDVIDTGKGIPKENLKNIFERFYQLGNQDGNVSGGGIGLSFCKSLVDLFSGSISVKSKPNKETRFRVVIPSSKIEEVEIDEDSVKKSFIKNWVPVQIKNLEENNGKVKSKKKHSILVVENEIDIQNFLKSALSNSYNVTIANNGLEALEEIKKTEFSTVISDVMMPEMDGFELCKIIKANPETCQLPVLLLTALGDNADLIKGLEFGAEEYISKPFSLKHLELRLKKLIENNLKIKDYFSKNSLPPKNKKELGLSKRDLEFLDKITEVIEKNLSNSTFGVEELSIEAGLSSAHFYRKLKQLTGQVPNVYLRNFRLQRAAELLASNSGFNVAEVMYQIGIESNSYFSTSFKKLHGVSPSEYSKRAKS; from the coding sequence ATGCATAGAATTTTATTCATTATTGGTATTGTATTTACACTATTTTCTCAGCAAATTTATGCTCAAAATTTTGAAAGAATTTCTAATAAAGAGGGCTTTAATCAAAATACCGTAAATGCAATTGAACAAGATAAGTATGGTTTTTTATGGTTTGCCACACCAAATGGATTGATACGTTATGATGGGTATGAATTTAAAACATTTACCACGCAATCTAAAACTCATGGCGCAATTTCTAGTAATAATATTACCTACTTATTTAATGATAAAAACGGAATACTTTGGATAGGCACAAATGTAGGTATTAACATTTATGTACCTTGGTTAGAAAAATTTTTTACTGTTCCGCTTAAATATAATATTAATGTAAATAAAATTGATTCTGAAAATGATGATTTTGTTTGGGTCTCATCTCCTAAAAAACTATTAAGATGCGAATTAATAAGTATGGAAGAAGGTATCTTTTCTATTTCAGGTAATATTCTTGATAAGGAAACAGAAAATATAAAAATTAACACCTTTTCTTTTGGTCTGAATTCTTCAATCATTTTAGGAACAAGTAAAGGATTAAAAAAAATTAGTTATCAATCAGAATTCACATCTGTAAATAAAGACTCTTTTAATTTAGACGAATTTAGTTTTTTTAATGATAAAGAAATTACTAAAATTATTAAAGAAGATAATATATTTTGGATTGGCACAAAAGAGGGGTTATACAGTTCTAATTTAGACTCAAATTCAAAATATCTTGTTAAAAAAATCAAAATTAAAAATCAGGATACTAATTTCTTTGTGAACAGTCTTTTTAAAGATAATGAAAATACAATATGGGTTGGTACAGTAGCAAACGGACTATTTAAATACAATCCTATTCTAAATTCTTTTAGCCATTATAATTATGATTCAACAAATAAAAATGGCATTAGTAGCAGTCAAATTAACGCTGTTTACCAAGATAACTTTAATGTTATTTGGGTTGGTACTGCTCAAGGTGGTATAAATAAATTAGACCTTTTTCAAAAGCCATTTTACTCTTACACAAATAACCCAACTACTAAACTATCTATTGGAGACAACCTAATCACCTCCATACTAGAAGATAATAAAGGTAGAGTTTGGGTCTCGGGGTATCATAAAAAGTTATTTAGGAGTCTTGAGGTAGTCAATGAAAATACAGTTAACAACATTAAATTTGAAGATTTACAAGCAAAATTACCTATAGAAAAAAATGATGTTATTAGGTCTATTTATCAAGATTCAAGAAATTACATTTGGTTTGGTACAGACAAAAAAGTGTTTGTTTACAATCCTGTAAAAAAAGAATATAAAAAAGTGCAATTTTTATCCGAAAACGATAAATCACCATTGCTTTTGGTTCGAGAAATTGCTCAAATAAATGAAACAGATTTTGTATTATCTGGTAATAAAATTATAGTAATAGAGAATCCTTGGAAAGAAATAGCCCAAAAAAAGAATCCTAAAATTCATACAAAATCTAGTTTAAGAATAGCTGCAAGTAGAGTCCAATGTTTCTTACAAGATAGTAATAATCAACTCTGGTTTGGTACAGATTATGGTTTATTACAGTGTACGTATAAAGAAGGAAAAATTAAAGTAATAAGACAATATCAAGAAAATAAAACAGGAAGTAGTAAAGTTAGTTACAATAGTATCTTTACGTTGCATGAAGATCATAAAAAGAATATTTGGATTGGTACTTTTGGTGGTGGTTTAAATAAATTAACTTTAGATAGTGATCAAAATCCAATTAAAATGGATTATTTTAGAAAAGATGATGTCTTGCTAGATGATGCTATTTATGGAATTTTAGCTCAGAAAAATAGTGATAATTTATGGATTAGTACAGACATGGGATTGATGCTATTCAATAAACAAACCAATAAAATAAATGTTTTTGATGTAAACGATGGTCTAATTCAAAATAACTTTAGACAATCTGCATATGCCCAAGGTAAATCTGGTTTTATGTATTTTGGAGGTTTAAATGGTTTAACTATTTTTAATCCGAATAAAATATTTTTAAATACACAGCCTCCTAAAGTTCTAATAACATCCTTATTAATTAATAACAAACCTATAGAAATAGGTGATAAACTGAATGACATTGTTATACTTAAAAAGTCAATTTCAGAAACAGACACTATTACAGTTTGTAAAAGTCAAAGAATAATATCTTTCAACTTAGTAGCAGAACATACGTCTGCACCTTCTAAAAATAAAATAGCCTATAAATTAGATGGATTTAATAAAGATTGGGTAGAAATAAAGAAAGGTAAATCGCCAATATCGTATACTAATCTAGATGCCGGCACCTATAAATTAAGAATAAAATCTGCTAATGGAGATGGTATTTGGAGCACATCAACAAAAACATTAACCCTAATTGTATTGCCTTTCTGGTATCAAACTTGGTGGAGTTATACTTTAATGGTCATTTTGTTTTTAGCTATTGGTGTTTGGATTGTTTTTTACTTTGTAAGTAATGAAAAACTAAAACAAAAACTGATATATGAACAAATTGATAAGGATAGAATTGAAGTTATTAACCAAGGTAAATTTAAATATTTCACAAACTTATCTCACGAATTTAGAACACCACTTACACTTATTTCTGGGCCTTTAGATAGAGTTATAGAAAATAATAACAACGCAGAAAGTGAGCGTTTTTTAGCAATTATTAAAAGAAATACCCACAGACTTTTAAGTTTAATAGACCAATTAATAACATTTAGACAGGCAGAACAAGGTTTTCTAAATTTAAACTATACAAAGTCTACTTTAGGTGAATTTTTATATCCAACAACAGAAGCTTTTGAAAACTATGCATTAGAAAAGAATATTAATTTTTATTATAAAATTAGTTCGCCAAATGAAGAAATTGTAATAGATGTAGAAAAAGTAGAAAGAATACTTTTTAACCTACTCTCAAATTCATTTAAAAACACACCGGTACAGGGAACTATAAGTATTGATGCTTCCATTATATTTAAAGAAAATATTAAAAGTATTAAAATTGATGTTATTGATACTGGTAAAGGAATTCCAAAAGAAAACTTAAAGAATATTTTTGAAAGGTTTTATCAACTAGGAAATCAGGATGGAAACGTAAGTGGAGGTGGTATTGGTTTGTCTTTTTGTAAATCTTTGGTAGATTTATTTAGTGGTAGTATTTCAGTAAAAAGTAAACCAAATAAAGAAACTCGTTTTAGGGTTGTTATTCCATCTTCAAAAATAGAAGAGGTTGAGATAGATGAGGACAGTGTAAAAAAGTCATTTATAAAAAATTGGGTGCCTGTACAAATTAAAAACTTAGAAGAGAATAATGGTAAAGTAAAAAGTAAAAAGAAACATAGTATTTTAGTTGTAGAAAATGAGATAGATATACAAAATTTCTTAAAAAGTGCACTTTCAAATTCATATAATGTAACAATAGCTAACAATGGTTTAGAAGCCTTAGAAGAAATTAAAAAAACAGAATTTAGTACTGTTATAAGTGATGTTATGATGCCAGAGATGGATGGATTTGAATTATGTAAAATAATAAAAGCCAATCCAGAAACGTGTCAATTACCTGTTTTATTATTAACTGCGTTAGGAGATAATGCCGATTTAATTAAAGGATTAGAGTTTGGAGCAGAAGAATATATTAGCAAACCATTCTCTTTAAAACACTTAGAACTTCGTTTAAAAAAATTAATTGAAAATAACCTTAAGATAAAAGATTATTTTTCAAAAAACAGTTTACCTCCTAAGAATAAAAAAGAATTAGGCTTATCAAAAAGAGATTTAGAATTTTTAGATAAAATTACAGAAGTAATAGAGAAAAATTTATCTAATTCAACTTTTGGCGTAGAAGAACTCTCTATAGAAGCAGGTTTAAGTTCTGCTCATTTCTATAGAAAACTAAAACAACTTACTGGGCAAGTACCAAATGTATATTTGCGTAACTTTAGATTGCAAAGAGCTGCAGAATTATTAGCTAGTAATAGTGGTTTTAATGTTGCAGAAGTAATGTATCAAATTGGTATAGAGTCTAATTCTTATTTTTCTACATCTTTTAAGAAATTACATGGAGTGTCTCCCTCTGAATACTCAAAAAGAGCAAAATCATAG